In Xiphophorus couchianus chromosome 24, X_couchianus-1.0, whole genome shotgun sequence, a single genomic region encodes these proteins:
- the LOC114140227 gene encoding calsequestrin-2-like, which produces MKHILLAVLWSGLSLRLVLHSRAEEGLEFPNFDGKDRVLDINERNYKKALKRYDLLCLFFHEPVPNNKGLQKRFQMTELVLELTAQVLENRDIGFGMVDSQKDAKVANKLGLQEVGSVYVFKDDRVIEFDGELSADTLVEFLLDVLEDPVEIINNAMELRAFERMEEDIRLIGYFRGEDSYYKAFQEASERFQPYIKFFATFDKSVAKHLSLKMNEVNFYEPFMEEPAILPGRPLSELDIVEFVNQHRRATLRKLRAENMFEIWEDDMDGIHIVAFAEEEDPDGYEFLEILKDVARDNTNNPELSIVWIDPDDFPLLTTYWEKTFKLDLFRPQIGVVNVTDADSVWLDMSNDEDLPTAEELEDWIEDVLSGRVNTEDDDEFADEREDEVYVSEDGDGNPEDENDGDDRDY; this is translated from the exons ATGAAGCACATCCTGCTGGCCGTTCTTTGGTCCGGCCTCAGCCTCCGACTGGTTCTGCACAGCAGAGCCGAGGAAGGTCTGGAGTTCCCGAACTTTGACGGGAAGGATCGGGTTCTGGACATTAACGAGCGCAACTACAAGAAGGCCCTGAAGAGGTACGACCTGCTGTGCCTGTTCTTCCACGAGCCGGTGCCGAACAACAAGGGCCTGCAGAAACGCTTCCAGATGACGGAGCTGGTGCTGGAG CTCACAGCTCAAGTCCTGGAGAATAGGGACATTGGTTTTGGGATGGTGGACTCCCAGAAAGACGCCAAAGTAGCAAACAAACTGG GTCTGCAGGAAGTCGGAAGTGTTTATGTGTTTAAGGACGACCGCGTCATTGAGTTCGACGGGGAGCTTTCAGCAGACACCTTAGTGGAATTTCTATTGGAT GTTCTGGAGGATCCGGTGGAGATCATCAACAACGCCATGGAGCTGCGGGCCTTCGAGAGGATGGAGGAGGACATCCGCCTCATCGGCTACTTCAGAGGAGAGGACTCCT ACTACAAAGCTTTCCAGGAAGCTTCAGAGAGATTTCAACCTTACATCAAGTTCTTTGCAACATTCGATAAATCT GTTGCCAAACATCTCTCCCTAAAGATGAATGAAGTGAATTTCTACGAACCGTTCATGGAGGAGCCGGCCATCTTGCCTGGGAGACCTCTGTCTGAGCTGGACATCGTTGAGTTTGTCAACCAACACAGGAG GGCTACACTGAGGAAGCTGCGGGCAGAGAATATGTTTGAGATTTGG GAGGACGATATGGACGGGATACATATTGTTGCCTTCGCCGAGGAGGAAGATCCAG atggctaCGAGTTCCTGGAGATCCTGAAAGACGTGGCGAGAGACAACACCAACAATCCGGAGCTGAGTATCGTCTGGATCGATCCTGACGACTTTCCTCTG CTGACCACTTACTGGGAAAAAACCTTCAAGTTGGATCTGTTCAGGCCCCAGATCGGCGTAGTAAACGTCACAGAC GCGGACAGCGTTTGGCTGGATATGTCCAACGACGAGGACCTGCCCACGGCGGAGGAGCTGGAGGACTGGATCGAGGACGTCCTGTCCGGCAGGGTGAACACCGAAGACGACGACGAATTCGCCGATGAGCGGGAAGACGAGGTCTACGTCTCAGAAGACGGCGACGGAAATCCGGAAGACGAGAACGACGGAGATGATAGAGACTATTAG
- the poglut1 gene encoding protein O-glucosyltransferase 1, which produces MERWFLRGFLLLLQVYGFCSAENRWKEIQEKVSEAVKGYKTCNPVNCSCHLGVLHHDLKPFERGISQDVMATTVQKGVGTHYQVIGHKLYREHNCMFPARCSGVEHFILEVVDRLPDLEMVVNVRDYPQVPNWVQPILPVFSFSKTPDYLDIMYPAWTFWEGGPAVWPIYPTGLGRWDLMRDDLKKSAAQWPWEKKETRGFFRGSRTSAERDPLILLSREAPDLVDAEYTKNQAWRSEKDTLGRPPAKEIPLVDHCKYKYLFNFRGVAASFRLKHLFLCGSLVFHVGDDWQEFFYPQLKPWVHFVPVKQDLSDVRELLQFVKENDSVAQDIASRGQEFILNHLQMREITCYWEKLLTEFSQLLTYKPKRRSNYKQIVQKSIKTEL; this is translated from the exons ATGGAGCGCTGGTTTCTGAGAGGCTTTCTGTTGCTGCTTCAGGTTTACGGCTTCTGTTCGGCTG aaaacaggTGGAAGGAAATACAAGAAAAGGTCTCAGAAGCTGTTAAAGGATACAAAACATGTAACCCTGTTAACTGCAGCTGCCATCTTGG TGTCCTCCATCATGACCTGAAGCCTTTTGAAAGGGGAATCTCTCAGGATGTCATGGCAACCACGGTTCAGAAAGGTGTGGGCACCCACTACCAGGTCATCGGACACAAGCTGTACCGAGAGCACAACTGCATGTTCCCTGCAAG gTGCAGTGGAGTGGAGCATTTCATCCTGGAGGTTGTGGACAGGTTGCCTGACTTGGAGATGGTGGTGAATGTGAGAGATTACCCTCAGGTGCCCAACTGGGTGCAACCGATTCTGCCCGTCTTCTCGTTCAGTAAG acgcCAGACTATCTGGACATCATGTATCCGGCGTGGACGTTTTGGGAAGGCGGGCCCGCCGTGTGGCCCATATACCCCACCGGACTGGGCAGATGGGATCTGATGAGAGATGATCTGAAAAA GTCTGCAGCTCAGTGGCCTTGGGAGAAGAAAGAGACCAGAGGATTCTTCAGAGGCTCCAG aaCCAGCGCTGAGCGCGACCCACTAATCCTTCTGTCCAGAGAAGCTCCAGATCTGGTGGATGCTGAGTACACCAAGAACCAGGCCTGGAGGTCCGAAAAG gaCACACTCGGCAGACCTCCAGCTAAAGAAATCCCTCTGGTAGATCACTGTAAATACAA atatttatttaacttcCGGGGTGTGGCGGCGAGTTTTCGCCTCAAACATCTCTTCCTCTGCGGCTCGTTGGTGTTTCATGTGGGCGACGACTGGCAGGAGTTTTTCTACCCTCAGCTCAAACCCTGGGTCCACTTCGTCCCGGTCAAACAGGACTTATCTGACGTTAG AGAGCTGCTTCAGTTTGTCAAAGAAAACGATTCTGTCGCACAAGATATCGCCTCCAG AGGTCAGGAGTTCATCCTGAACCACCTTCAAATGCGAGAAATCACGTGTTACTGGGAGAAACTCCTGACCGAGTTCAGCCAGCTGCTCACCTACAAACCCAAACGGAGGAGCAACTACAAACAGATTGTCCAGAAATCCATCAAAACGGAGCTTTAA